In Methylobacterium aquaticum, the following are encoded in one genomic region:
- a CDS encoding methyl-accepting chemotaxis protein: protein MTSWFAKLSIRHRIAGVLGVLIVCLLVVNGVGLHAVGTLADDQSRLGNNALPSVRYAGELRGNVIDVRVSVVNHILYSDPARMRTEEAALSQKTEAVTAAMHHYERLVDGAAERDLFDAFDREWKSYLAAIPAVLEHSRTGRKDLAMRENLVSVRPHIKAASETLERIVALNNDNGRKAVAEGEVTASDARRLMLAIGVVALVLATSLGTLIVRSISASVRAVLGPMRKLAAGDLSVAIPHQGEPNEIGQIADAVQVFKEASIEARRLAALQAEADAAKMRRAEILDRITRGFETEAGALTEELAAAATEMEATAASMTEIAAQTTTLATNVSVAAEQTSGNVQQVASATEEMAASVQEISGQVTHSVGIAASAIARAQETGTIIRELSDSADRIGAAAGLISGVASQTNLLALNATIEAARAGEAGRGFAVVAAEVKTLAEQTARATQEITARIGAIQSATRGAVEAVQGVSRTIDDMSGIATHIASAIEEQGAATREIARNVQEAAQGTRQVTGHIGSVRAGASETGSAATQVLGAARTLAVRSDGLSRAVRSFLDEVRAA from the coding sequence ATGACATCCTGGTTCGCGAAACTGTCGATCAGGCACCGGATTGCCGGTGTCCTCGGCGTCCTGATCGTCTGTCTGCTCGTCGTGAACGGCGTCGGCCTGCATGCCGTCGGCACTCTTGCCGACGACCAGAGCCGCCTCGGCAACAACGCGCTGCCCAGCGTGCGATATGCCGGCGAGCTGCGCGGCAACGTGATCGATGTGCGGGTCAGCGTCGTCAACCACATCCTCTACTCCGACCCCGCGCGGATGCGGACCGAGGAGGCGGCCCTGTCGCAGAAGACCGAGGCCGTGACCGCCGCGATGCACCACTACGAGCGTCTCGTCGATGGTGCGGCGGAGCGTGACCTCTTCGATGCGTTCGATCGCGAATGGAAGAGCTACCTCGCGGCCATCCCGGCGGTGCTGGAACACTCGCGAACGGGGCGCAAGGATCTGGCGATGCGCGAGAACCTCGTCAGCGTCCGCCCTCACATCAAGGCGGCCTCCGAGACGCTCGAGAGGATCGTCGCCCTCAACAACGACAACGGCCGGAAGGCCGTCGCCGAAGGGGAGGTCACCGCATCCGATGCCCGTCGGCTCATGCTGGCGATCGGCGTCGTCGCGCTCGTGCTTGCCACCTCGCTGGGAACGCTGATCGTGCGCAGTATCTCGGCCAGCGTCCGTGCCGTCCTGGGGCCGATGCGCAAACTCGCGGCCGGCGACCTCTCGGTCGCGATCCCGCATCAGGGCGAGCCGAACGAGATCGGCCAGATCGCCGATGCCGTGCAGGTCTTCAAGGAGGCGAGCATCGAGGCCCGGCGGCTGGCGGCCCTGCAGGCCGAGGCCGACGCCGCCAAGATGCGCCGGGCCGAGATCCTCGACCGGATCACCCGCGGCTTCGAGACCGAGGCCGGCGCGCTCACCGAGGAACTGGCGGCCGCCGCGACCGAGATGGAGGCCACCGCCGCCTCGATGACGGAGATCGCCGCGCAGACCACCACGCTCGCGACCAACGTCTCGGTGGCCGCCGAGCAGACATCGGGCAACGTGCAGCAGGTCGCGAGCGCGACCGAGGAGATGGCGGCCTCCGTCCAGGAGATCAGCGGGCAGGTGACGCATTCGGTCGGAATCGCCGCCTCGGCCATCGCGCGGGCGCAGGAGACCGGCACCATCATCCGGGAATTGTCGGACAGCGCCGACCGGATCGGCGCCGCGGCGGGTCTGATCTCGGGCGTGGCGAGCCAGACCAACCTCCTGGCGCTGAACGCCACCATCGAGGCGGCCCGGGCCGGCGAAGCCGGACGCGGCTTCGCGGTGGTGGCCGCCGAGGTCAAGACGCTGGCCGAGCAGACCGCCCGGGCGACCCAGGAGATTACCGCCCGGATCGGCGCGATCCAGTCCGCCACCCGCGGCGCGGTCGAGGCGGTCCAGGGCGTGAGCCGCACGATCGACGACATGTCCGGCATCGCCACCCACATCGCCTCGGCGATCGAGGAGCAGGGCGCGGCCACGCGCGAGATCGCCCGGAACGTCCAGGAGGCCGCGCAGGGCACCCGGCAGGTCACGGGCCATATCGGGTCGGTGCGCGCCGGGGCGAGCGAGACCGGATCGGCCGCGACACAGGTTCTCGGCGCCGCGCGCACCCTCGCGGTGCGGTCCGACGGGCTCAGCCGGGCGGTCCGCAGCTTCCTGGACGAGGTCCGGGCGGCTTAG
- a CDS encoding class I SAM-dependent methyltransferase, with protein sequence MDPLAFIRAHTALRPVPHAPAIRLHVADEATELWGRTEEELGEIGLPPPFWAFAWAGGQALAAYLLANPETVAGARVLDFASGSGLVAIAAAMAGAASVEASDLDPFALAAIGLNAAENGVADRITAISADLIGRDEGWDCVLAADIFYERDLAARVGDWLAGLHARGARVLVGDPGRAYLPKDRLDTLATYEVPVTRALEDSEIKRTGVWRFRG encoded by the coding sequence ATGGACCCCCTCGCCTTCATCCGCGCCCACACGGCCTTGCGCCCGGTGCCGCACGCCCCCGCCATCCGCCTGCACGTCGCCGACGAGGCGACGGAATTGTGGGGCCGCACCGAGGAGGAACTCGGCGAGATCGGCCTGCCGCCGCCGTTCTGGGCCTTCGCCTGGGCCGGCGGCCAGGCGCTCGCGGCCTACCTGCTGGCAAACCCGGAGACGGTGGCCGGCGCCCGGGTGCTCGACTTCGCCTCGGGCTCCGGCCTCGTCGCCATCGCGGCCGCGATGGCGGGGGCGGCGTCGGTCGAGGCGAGCGACCTCGACCCCTTCGCGCTGGCGGCGATCGGCCTCAACGCGGCCGAGAACGGCGTCGCGGATCGGATCACCGCGATAAGCGCCGACCTGATCGGCCGCGACGAGGGCTGGGACTGCGTGCTCGCCGCCGACATCTTCTACGAGCGCGACCTCGCCGCGCGGGTCGGCGACTGGCTGGCCGGCCTGCACGCCCGCGGCGCCCGGGTGCTGGTGGGCGATCCCGGCCGCGCCTACCTGCCGAAGGACCGGCTGGACACCCTCGCGACCTACGAGGTTCCGGTGACCCGGGCGCTGGAGGATTCCGAGATCAAGCGGACGGGGGTATGGCGGTTCCGGGGGTGA